AACAATATAAAATACGGCCGGATTTTGTGGCCGCCAGGAAAAAGGGAAGCGACCAAATCGAACTGCTTTATGTTCTCGAAAACAAAGGGGAGCATCTTGCCGGTAATGCCGATACCGTATACAAGAAGAACGTGCTTGATAAAATGACGGAGCAGCATCGCAACGGCAAAATCAAAAAATATCAGCAAACGGAGTTGGACTTGTTCACTATAAACGAAAAAGCAGAATTCTATTTGGTCGAGGAAAATCAGGAAGAAGCAGGAATAAAAACACTTTTTAAATGAACAAAAGTAATTGTTCATCTGTTGGAATTTTGTTTTATGTTAATAGATCATAGCCGTGAAAAATTATTGAATGCCGCAATTTATTTTGCAAAACACACAAAATATTGTGGCATGACAAAACTTATGAAACTTTTTGCCTTTTTGGATTTTATTCATTTTAGACAAACAGGCAGAAGCGTTACAGGGCTTGAATATTATGCATGGAAAAGAGGGCCGATACCTGCAAGCTTTTGGAGTGAATTAAAAGACCAAAAAGAACCGGATATAGTTTCGGATAAAATATCATGGCGAAAATACTTTGGATAGAGGATGGCGCATATGCGGATTTGCAGGAGCTTGTTGTCCCAATCTACATACAGGGACGGCATGATCTGACTATTGCGTTGGACGCTTCGGAAGGATGTGGGCATTTATTGCAAACGCAGTTTGATGCTGTGATCGTGGGCAGGCGAATCCCGCCGGGGAATGATAGGGGCTGGATAGAATTATGCAACAAAAAAGAGAAAATAAAATAACTGCAAAATTGGGCCTTCAATTGCTCTATAAGAGTCCTTCAAAGTTTGAGTTTGATAAATTGATAAAAGTG
The DNA window shown above is from candidate division TA06 bacterium and carries:
- a CDS encoding SocA family protein, which encodes MLIDHSREKLLNAAIYFAKHTKYCGMTKLMKLFAFLDFIHFRQTGRSVTGLEYYAWKRGPIPASFWSELKDQKEPDIVSDKISWRKYFG